The following proteins come from a genomic window of Mycobacterium sp. DL:
- a CDS encoding alpha-E domain-containing protein: protein MLARNAESLYWIGRYVERADDTARILDVTVHQLLEDSSVDPNQASRTLLRVLGIEPPDIDLDVWSLTDLVAFSRDTHGGCSIVDAISAARENARGAREVTSTEIWECLNTTYNALAERERAAKRLGPHEFLSYVEGRAAMFAGLADSTLSRDDGYRFMVLGRAIERVDMTVRLLLARVGDSASSPAWVTVLRSAGAHDTYLRTYRGVLDAARVVEFMLLDRLFPRSVMYSLRLAEHSLDELHKRRLNRVGATAEAQRLLGRARSELEFMPQGVLLESLEERLAAIQATCADVGEALALEYFHSAPWVAWTDAGRDGSLVIEEGEV from the coding sequence ATGTTGGCACGTAACGCCGAGTCCCTGTACTGGATCGGGCGCTATGTCGAGCGCGCTGACGACACGGCCCGCATCCTGGACGTCACGGTGCACCAACTGCTCGAGGATTCCAGCGTGGACCCCAACCAGGCGTCGCGCACGCTGCTGCGGGTTCTCGGTATCGAACCCCCCGACATCGACCTGGATGTGTGGTCGCTGACCGACCTGGTTGCGTTCAGCCGCGACACGCACGGCGGCTGCTCCATCGTCGACGCGATCTCGGCGGCCCGGGAGAATGCCCGCGGCGCAAGGGAGGTCACGTCCACCGAAATCTGGGAGTGTCTCAACACCACCTACAACGCGCTGGCCGAGCGCGAGCGGGCCGCCAAACGCCTCGGGCCGCACGAGTTCCTGTCCTACGTCGAAGGCCGCGCGGCGATGTTCGCCGGTCTGGCCGACTCCACGTTGTCCCGCGACGACGGCTACCGGTTCATGGTGCTGGGCCGGGCCATCGAACGTGTCGACATGACGGTGCGCCTGCTGCTCGCCCGTGTCGGTGACAGCGCGTCTTCGCCGGCCTGGGTCACGGTGCTGCGCTCCGCGGGTGCGCATGATACGTATCTGCGCACCTACCGCGGGGTGCTCGACGCCGCCCGTGTCGTCGAGTTCATGTTGTTGGACAGGCTCTTTCCGCGTTCGGTGATGTACTCGCTGCGGCTGGCCGAACACAGCCTCGACGAACTGCACAAGCGACGGCTCAACCGGGTGGGTGCGACGGCGGAGGCGCAACGTCTGCTCGGACGCGCCCGCAGCGAGCTGGAGTTCATGCCGCAGGGTGTGCTACTGGAGTCGCTCGAGGAACGATTGGCCGCCATTCAGGCGACATGCGCCGACGTCGGAGAAGCGTTGGCGCTGGAGTACTTCCACTCCGCACCGTGGGTGGCGTGGACGGATGCGGGCCGCGACGGCTCGCTGGTGATCGAGGAAGGCGAGGTCTGA
- a CDS encoding transglutaminase family protein — MWRMRIIHATGYAYKSPVTASFNEARLTPRSDSRQNVILNRVETIPATRSYRYVDYWGTAVTSFDLHAPHTELEVTASSVVETDKPEVPKIKISWEDLASEAVIDKYDEMLAPTHYVPASKRIERVGRRIAKYHDPTEAVIEAARWVQGELKYVPGTTGVHTSGVDALREGRGVCQDFAHLTLMLLRGMGIPARYVSGYLHPKRNAKMGDTVEGQSHAWIQAWTGEWWHYDPTNDKEINEQYISVGVGRDYADVTPLKGIYSGEGSTDLDVVVEITRLA, encoded by the coding sequence ATGTGGCGTATGCGGATCATCCATGCCACCGGCTATGCCTACAAGTCTCCGGTGACGGCGTCGTTCAACGAGGCACGCCTGACGCCACGATCTGATTCGAGGCAGAACGTCATCCTCAATCGGGTCGAAACCATCCCCGCCACAAGGTCGTACCGCTATGTCGACTACTGGGGCACCGCGGTCACGTCGTTCGACCTGCACGCCCCGCACACCGAGTTGGAGGTCACCGCGTCCTCGGTGGTGGAGACCGACAAGCCTGAGGTCCCGAAGATCAAGATCAGCTGGGAGGACCTCGCCAGCGAGGCGGTGATCGACAAGTACGACGAGATGCTCGCTCCCACCCACTATGTGCCCGCGAGCAAGCGGATCGAACGGGTGGGCCGGCGTATCGCCAAGTATCACGACCCCACCGAGGCCGTCATCGAGGCCGCACGCTGGGTGCAGGGCGAACTGAAGTACGTGCCCGGCACCACCGGCGTGCACACCTCGGGTGTCGACGCGTTGCGCGAGGGTCGGGGAGTGTGTCAGGACTTCGCGCATCTGACGTTGATGTTGTTGCGCGGCATGGGGATTCCGGCACGATACGTGTCGGGTTACCTGCATCCGAAGCGGAACGCGAAGATGGGCGACACCGTCGAAGGTCAGAGCCATGCCTGGATCCAGGCGTGGACGGGGGAGTGGTGGCACTACGACCCCACCAACGACAAGGAGATCAACGAGCAGTACATCAGCGTGGGTGTGGGCCGTGACTATGCGGATGTCACCCCGCTCAAGGGGATCTACTCGGGTGAGGGATCAACCGATCTGGACGTCGTCGTGGAGATCACCCGGCTGGCTTAG
- a CDS encoding GNAT family N-acetyltransferase, translating to MPQAIDVRVAQKPDVGALARVLARAFFDDPVMQWMLPDEARRARALPRVFGAMTRHHFLAGDAVEVASRAGEVGAAALWDPPGRWKQTPREELRMMPNFLLAMGWHFRRGKAMSELMKRSHPEEPHWYLAVIGSDPDVRGAGFGQVLMRSRLDRCDAEGAPAYLESSKESNVPYYMRWGFDVTGELTLPDGGPTMWQMWRQPR from the coding sequence GTGCCGCAGGCCATCGACGTCCGCGTCGCACAGAAACCCGACGTGGGTGCTCTGGCGCGGGTGCTGGCCCGGGCCTTCTTCGACGATCCGGTGATGCAGTGGATGCTGCCCGACGAGGCACGCCGGGCCAGGGCGCTGCCGCGTGTCTTCGGGGCGATGACGCGCCACCACTTCCTGGCCGGCGACGCCGTCGAAGTGGCGAGCCGGGCCGGGGAGGTGGGAGCTGCGGCGCTGTGGGATCCGCCGGGCCGCTGGAAGCAGACCCCGCGTGAGGAATTGCGGATGATGCCGAACTTCCTGCTGGCGATGGGGTGGCATTTCAGGCGGGGCAAGGCCATGAGCGAGCTGATGAAACGCAGCCATCCCGAGGAGCCGCACTGGTATCTCGCTGTGATCGGTAGTGATCCCGATGTCCGCGGGGCCGGCTTCGGGCAGGTGCTGATGCGGTCGCGGCTGGACCGCTGCGACGCCGAGGGCGCCCCCGCCTATCTGGAGTCGAGCAAGGAATCCAACGTGCCGTACTACATGCGGTGGGGCTTCGACGTGACCGGAGAGCTCACCCTTCCCGACGGCGGGCCCACGATGTGGCAGATGTGGCGTCAGCCGCGCTGA
- a CDS encoding circularly permuted type 2 ATP-grasp protein, translated as MGTYAEAFDEMFDGQGNVRGPYKGIHTELAPSDVSDLEARADALGRAFIDQGITFSLSGQERPFPLDLVPRVISAAEWTRLERGIRQRVKALEMYLSDIYGEQEILRDGVIPRRLVTSCEHFHREAVGIMPPNGVRIHVAGIDLVRDGQGNFRVLEDNLRSPSGVSYVMENRRTMARVFPNLFATHRVRAVGDYASHLLRALRNAAANNVADPTVVVLTPGVYNSAYFEHSLLARQMGVELVEGRDLFCRDNTVYMRTTEGERQVDVVYRRIDDDFLDPMQFKPDSVLGVAGILNAARAGNVVISSAVGNGVGDDKLVYTYVPTIIEYYLGEKPLLANVDTFRCWLPEEREEVLDRVDELVIKPVEGSGGYGIVFGPNASEKELATISRKINADPRGWIAQPVVQLSTVPTQIGDELSPRHVDLRPFAVNDGDDVWVLPGGLTRVALPEGSLVVNSSQGGGSKDTWVLASRASVADRELAAAEVVRSLPKATRGSKAEKNGDGSSSQQTQQQQSHAAGPGQSQQQQQQQQQAVVD; from the coding sequence ATGGGCACGTACGCCGAGGCCTTCGACGAGATGTTCGACGGCCAGGGCAACGTCCGGGGCCCCTACAAGGGCATTCACACCGAACTCGCCCCGTCCGACGTCTCCGATCTGGAAGCACGCGCGGATGCGCTCGGGCGTGCGTTCATCGATCAAGGCATCACGTTCTCGCTCTCCGGCCAGGAGCGGCCGTTCCCGCTCGACCTGGTCCCGAGGGTGATCTCGGCAGCGGAGTGGACCCGCCTGGAGCGCGGCATCCGCCAGCGCGTCAAGGCGCTGGAGATGTATCTGAGCGACATCTACGGCGAGCAGGAGATTCTTCGCGACGGTGTCATCCCGCGCCGGTTGGTCACCTCCTGCGAGCACTTCCACCGCGAGGCTGTCGGCATCATGCCGCCCAACGGGGTGCGCATCCATGTCGCCGGCATCGATCTGGTTCGTGACGGACAGGGCAACTTCCGGGTGCTCGAGGACAATCTCCGCTCACCCTCGGGGGTGTCGTATGTGATGGAGAACCGCCGCACCATGGCCCGGGTGTTCCCGAACCTGTTCGCGACCCACCGGGTCCGTGCGGTCGGCGACTACGCGTCGCATCTGCTGCGGGCGCTGCGCAACGCCGCGGCCAACAACGTCGCCGATCCGACGGTCGTGGTGCTCACCCCTGGTGTCTACAACTCCGCGTACTTCGAGCATTCGCTGCTGGCCCGGCAGATGGGCGTGGAACTCGTCGAGGGCCGCGACCTGTTCTGCCGGGACAACACCGTGTACATGCGCACCACCGAGGGCGAACGCCAGGTCGACGTCGTCTATCGACGTATCGACGACGACTTCCTGGACCCGATGCAGTTCAAACCCGACTCGGTGCTGGGCGTGGCGGGCATCCTCAACGCCGCCCGGGCCGGCAACGTCGTCATCTCCAGCGCCGTGGGCAACGGCGTCGGCGACGACAAGCTCGTCTACACCTACGTGCCGACGATCATCGAGTACTACCTCGGCGAGAAGCCGCTGCTGGCCAACGTCGACACCTTCCGGTGCTGGCTCCCCGAGGAACGCGAGGAGGTGCTCGACCGCGTCGACGAGTTGGTCATCAAACCGGTCGAGGGTTCCGGTGGCTACGGCATCGTCTTCGGCCCCAACGCCTCGGAGAAGGAGCTGGCCACGATCTCGCGGAAGATCAACGCAGACCCGCGCGGCTGGATCGCACAGCCGGTGGTGCAGTTGTCGACGGTGCCGACCCAGATCGGCGACGAACTCTCGCCCCGGCACGTCGATCTGCGCCCCTTCGCTGTCAACGACGGAGACGACGTCTGGGTGCTGCCCGGTGGTCTCACGCGGGTGGCGCTACCGGAAGGCTCGCTGGTGGTGAACTCCAGTCAGGGTGGTGGATCGAAGGACACCTGGGTGCTTGCCTCGCGCGCGTCGGTGGCCGACCGCGAACTGGCTGCCGCAGAAGTGGTTCGGTCACTTCCGAAGGCCACCAGGGGATCCAAGGCCGAGAAGAACGGCGACGGTTCGTCGTCCCAGCAGACGCAGCAACAGCAGTCTCACGCGGCCGGCCCCGGTCAGAGCCAACAGCAACAGCAGCAGCAACAACAGGCGGTGGTCGACTGA
- a CDS encoding ribonuclease Z codes for MIEVTLLGTGSPIPDARRAGPSTLVRAGGQTFLVDCGRGVLQRMAALGTGANNISALLLTHLHSDHIADLGDVIITRWVSNFAPDLAPLPIIGPPGTAEVVENMMKAFNFDIGYRIAHHADLTTPPPVEVEEVTDGVVWGRDGVQIRVAPTDHRPVAPTIGFRVEHEGASVVLAGDSVPCPTLDELAAGAGALVHTAIRKDLIDPLPMQRIRDICDYHSSVEQAAATAARAGVGILILTHYVPAIQPGQEEDWRALAASEFDRQIEIGDDLHRVEVHPGVCTKPAG; via the coding sequence ATGATCGAAGTCACCCTGTTGGGAACCGGCAGCCCCATCCCCGACGCGCGCCGCGCGGGACCGTCGACGCTCGTGCGGGCGGGCGGTCAGACGTTCCTCGTGGACTGCGGGCGCGGGGTGCTGCAGCGCATGGCCGCTCTCGGCACGGGTGCCAACAACATCAGCGCGCTGCTGCTGACCCATCTGCACAGCGACCACATCGCCGACCTGGGCGACGTGATCATCACCCGGTGGGTGTCGAACTTCGCTCCGGATCTGGCACCGTTGCCGATCATCGGCCCGCCGGGAACAGCAGAGGTCGTCGAGAACATGATGAAGGCGTTCAACTTCGACATCGGATACCGCATCGCACACCACGCCGACCTGACCACGCCGCCGCCGGTCGAGGTCGAGGAAGTCACCGACGGCGTGGTGTGGGGCCGCGACGGCGTCCAGATCCGGGTCGCGCCCACCGATCACCGGCCCGTCGCGCCGACGATCGGGTTCCGCGTCGAGCACGAGGGCGCATCGGTGGTGCTGGCCGGCGATTCGGTGCCCTGCCCCACGCTCGACGAGCTGGCAGCCGGCGCAGGGGCACTGGTGCACACTGCGATTCGCAAAGATCTCATCGACCCGCTGCCGATGCAGCGGATCCGGGACATCTGCGACTACCACTCATCGGTGGAACAGGCAGCCGCCACCGCTGCTCGCGCCGGCGTCGGCATCCTGATCCTGACCCACTACGTGCCCGCCATCCAGCCGGGCCAGGAAGAGGACTGGCGGGCGCTGGCCGCGTCGGAGTTCGACCGTCAGATCGAGATCGGCGACGACCTGCACCGCGTGGAGGTACACCCCGGCGTGTGCACTAAGCCAGCCGGGTGA
- the rpsT gene encoding 30S ribosomal protein S20 produces the protein MANIKSQQKRILTNERRRLRNKSVKSSLHTAVRGFRAALESGDKEKAGELLAATTRQLDKAATKGVIHKNQAANRKSALTQAFNKI, from the coding sequence GTGGCCAACATCAAGTCGCAGCAGAAGCGAATCCTCACCAACGAGCGCCGCAGGCTGCGCAACAAGTCGGTGAAGTCGTCCCTGCACACGGCGGTGCGTGGTTTCCGTGCGGCGCTCGAGTCCGGCGACAAGGAGAAGGCCGGCGAACTCCTCGCTGCGACCACCCGTCAGCTGGACAAAGCGGCCACCAAAGGCGTGATCCACAAGAATCAGGCCGCCAACCGCAAGTCCGCGCTCACCCAGGCCTTCAACAAGATCTGA
- a CDS encoding ComEA family DNA-binding protein produces the protein MSTELPVERLRRRLGAAAEDDDPDEPRDTSLSRWLPENTPSGSAGWLSTIRADPGRAGVVALGVVGAVAVLVTVLTLLSDRPPAVVSAKLPPVEMVSSASPAPGSVAPGPAPPVVVSVVGLVTTPGLVTLAPGARIADALDAAGGALDGADVMGLNMARRVADGEQIVVGIGAPPGQPVEMGSSIVSDPAPSAAGAPSAETASTANTLVDLNTAAVDELDTLPGVGPVTAAAIVAWRDANGRFGSVDQLAEVDGIGPARLDKLRDHVRV, from the coding sequence ATGTCCACCGAACTGCCCGTAGAGCGGCTGCGTCGACGTCTGGGCGCCGCCGCCGAAGACGACGACCCCGACGAACCGCGCGATACCTCACTGTCGCGATGGCTACCGGAGAACACTCCATCGGGATCCGCCGGCTGGCTGTCGACGATCAGAGCGGACCCGGGTCGTGCCGGTGTCGTCGCGCTGGGGGTTGTCGGCGCCGTCGCCGTGCTGGTGACGGTGTTGACCCTGCTCTCCGATCGACCTCCGGCGGTGGTGTCGGCGAAACTGCCGCCGGTGGAGATGGTGTCCTCGGCCTCGCCGGCCCCGGGTTCGGTGGCACCCGGACCGGCGCCGCCGGTGGTCGTCAGCGTCGTCGGTCTGGTCACCACGCCGGGGCTGGTCACCCTCGCTCCCGGTGCCCGGATCGCCGATGCGCTCGACGCCGCCGGCGGCGCGCTCGACGGCGCCGACGTGATGGGCCTGAACATGGCGAGAAGAGTCGCCGACGGCGAGCAGATCGTCGTCGGAATCGGGGCGCCACCCGGCCAACCCGTGGAGATGGGCAGTTCGATCGTGTCGGATCCGGCGCCCTCGGCCGCCGGGGCGCCTTCAGCGGAAACTGCCTCGACGGCAAACACTTTGGTGGATCTCAACACCGCGGCGGTCGACGAACTCGACACCCTTCCCGGGGTGGGTCCGGTGACCGCCGCCGCGATCGTCGCGTGGCGCGACGCCAACGGCCGGTTCGGCAGCGTGGATCAACTGGCCGAGGTCGACGGCATCGGCCCGGCTCGGCTGGACAAGCTGCGCGATCATGTCCGCGTGTGA
- the holA gene encoding DNA polymerase III subunit delta, with protein sequence MHLILGDEELLVERAIASVLQQARASAGTADVPVDRLRAGEVSTSELVELLSPSLFADERVVVLEAAAEAGKESVAIIESAAADLPEGTMLVVAHSGGGRAKSLADHLKKQGAQVHPCAKVTKASERSDFVRKEFRALRVKADDDTVTAVLDAVGSDLRELAAACSQLVADTGGDLSAAAVRRYHSGKAEVKGFAIADKAVVGDVAGAAEALRWAMMGGEPLVVLADALAEAVHTIARVGPLSGDPYRLAGELGMPPWRVQKAQKQARRWSRDSVAEAMRLVAALNADVKGAAADADYALETAVRRVAELVAD encoded by the coding sequence CTGCACCTGATCCTGGGTGACGAAGAGCTATTGGTCGAGCGAGCCATCGCGTCGGTGCTGCAGCAGGCACGGGCGTCGGCGGGCACCGCTGACGTCCCGGTCGATCGGCTCCGCGCGGGCGAAGTCAGCACCAGCGAACTCGTTGAGTTGCTCAGCCCGTCGCTGTTCGCCGACGAACGTGTGGTGGTGCTGGAGGCCGCCGCCGAAGCGGGCAAGGAGTCGGTCGCGATCATCGAATCGGCTGCTGCGGATCTGCCCGAAGGGACGATGCTCGTGGTGGCGCACTCCGGTGGCGGCCGAGCGAAGTCCCTCGCCGACCATCTCAAGAAGCAGGGAGCGCAGGTTCACCCGTGCGCCAAGGTCACCAAGGCATCCGAGCGGTCCGATTTCGTCCGCAAGGAGTTCCGCGCGCTGCGGGTGAAGGCCGACGACGACACGGTGACCGCGGTGCTCGACGCCGTCGGCTCCGATCTTCGTGAGCTGGCTGCGGCGTGTTCGCAGCTTGTCGCCGACACCGGAGGTGACCTCAGCGCGGCCGCTGTGCGCCGCTACCACTCGGGTAAAGCCGAGGTGAAGGGCTTCGCCATCGCCGACAAGGCGGTCGTCGGGGATGTCGCCGGCGCTGCCGAGGCATTGCGCTGGGCGATGATGGGTGGCGAACCGCTGGTGGTGCTGGCCGACGCGCTGGCCGAGGCGGTGCACACGATCGCCCGGGTCGGGCCGCTGTCCGGCGACCCCTACCGATTGGCCGGTGAGCTGGGCATGCCGCCGTGGCGGGTGCAAAAGGCGCAGAAGCAGGCGCGCCGGTGGTCGAGAGACTCCGTCGCCGAGGCGATGAGGCTGGTGGCCGCGCTGAACGCCGACGTCAAGGGGGCGGCGGCGGATGCGGACTACGCGCTGGAGACCGCAGTCCGCAGGGTAGCCGAGCTGGTCGCGGACTGA
- a CDS encoding acyl-CoA dehydrogenase family protein — protein sequence MTLDRLVPRSAVDPSATAELRNEVRQFLAEQRAAGAYTPTVDAWLSAWDEDFTASLAARGWLGMTVPVAYGGHGLSFLERFVVTEELLAAGAPVAAHWIADRQIVPSLLKYGTEFQRSEFLPRIVRGECFFGIGMSEPDSGSDLASVRTRAERVEGGWALTGTKVWTSGAHLAHAFIALARNEPVDPAHRHAGLSQFIVDLRGPGVEIRPIVSMNGAHHFNEVILDGAFVPDSMVFGEIGQGWQQVTSELAFERSGSERFLSTFVLLDACAEEMSQRRLPRSADLGRLVARIAGLHQMSAAIAAALERHEPADVPAAVVKVLGTTTEGDIAEFAHLAGEHDVGQHFSDVANMAVDQRPGFTLRGGTNEVLRGVIARGLGMR from the coding sequence ATGACACTTGACCGGTTGGTACCCCGATCGGCCGTCGACCCGTCAGCCACCGCGGAACTGCGTAACGAGGTGCGGCAGTTCCTCGCCGAGCAGCGAGCTGCGGGCGCGTACACCCCGACCGTCGACGCCTGGCTCAGCGCGTGGGACGAAGACTTCACCGCTTCGCTCGCAGCGCGCGGCTGGCTGGGTATGACGGTGCCGGTCGCCTACGGCGGGCACGGACTCTCGTTCCTCGAGCGGTTTGTCGTCACCGAGGAACTGCTTGCCGCCGGTGCGCCGGTCGCCGCCCACTGGATCGCCGACCGGCAGATCGTGCCCTCACTGCTGAAGTACGGCACCGAGTTTCAACGGTCGGAGTTTCTCCCCAGGATCGTGCGCGGTGAGTGCTTCTTCGGCATCGGGATGAGCGAACCGGACTCGGGATCTGATCTCGCCAGCGTGCGCACCCGTGCCGAACGAGTGGAAGGCGGCTGGGCACTGACCGGCACCAAGGTCTGGACCTCCGGTGCTCATCTTGCGCACGCCTTCATTGCGCTGGCCCGCAACGAGCCCGTCGATCCGGCGCATCGCCACGCCGGTCTCAGCCAGTTCATCGTCGACCTGCGTGGTCCCGGGGTCGAGATCCGACCCATCGTCTCGATGAACGGTGCGCACCACTTCAACGAGGTGATCCTCGATGGAGCTTTTGTCCCCGACTCCATGGTGTTCGGCGAGATCGGGCAGGGCTGGCAGCAGGTGACGTCCGAGCTTGCGTTCGAGCGAAGCGGCTCCGAGCGGTTCCTGTCGACGTTTGTGCTTCTTGATGCCTGCGCGGAGGAGATGTCTCAGCGTCGGCTTCCACGCTCTGCGGATCTCGGGCGATTGGTGGCGCGGATCGCCGGACTCCATCAGATGTCCGCCGCGATCGCGGCCGCTCTGGAACGACATGAACCCGCCGACGTGCCCGCGGCTGTGGTGAAGGTCCTGGGCACCACCACCGAGGGCGACATCGCGGAGTTCGCCCATCTCGCGGGTGAACATGATGTGGGACAACACTTTTCGGACGTGGCCAATATGGCCGTTGATCAGCGGCCGGGGTTCACGCTGCGCGGCGGCACCAACGAGGTGCTGCGCGGCGTGATCGCCCGCGGCTTGGGGATGCGATGA
- a CDS encoding CBS domain-containing protein, translated as MRISDVLRNKGATVATITPETSVAGLLTELSVRNIGAMVVVSPDGLLGIVSERDVVRMLHEIGAELLSRPVSEIMTTLVATCSPNDSVDKLSVLMTTNRVRHVPVVVDGRLAGIVSIGDVVKIRMEELEREQQQLQAYITQG; from the coding sequence ATGCGGATATCCGACGTCTTACGCAACAAGGGTGCGACGGTGGCCACGATCACGCCGGAGACTTCGGTTGCCGGCCTGCTGACCGAACTGTCCGTGCGCAACATCGGCGCGATGGTGGTGGTCTCGCCGGATGGATTGCTCGGCATCGTGTCCGAGCGGGACGTGGTGCGAATGCTGCACGAGATCGGTGCCGAGCTGCTCAGCCGTCCGGTATCGGAGATCATGACGACGCTGGTGGCGACGTGCTCGCCGAACGACTCGGTGGACAAGCTCAGCGTGTTGATGACAACCAACAGGGTCCGCCACGTTCCCGTGGTGGTCGACGGCCGACTCGCGGGGATCGTCAGCATCGGTGACGTCGTCAAGATCCGCATGGAGGAACTCGAGCGCGAGCAGCAGCAGCTCCAGGCCTACATCACGCAGGGCTGA
- a CDS encoding ComEC/Rec2 family competence protein, whose translation MTSGSSPTSGPTDVATLDLRLVPAALTCWAVTAAGILWAQPGMFAAIAVSVAATAAAGWWGSRGRRRDTDRRGLAAAVATVLLVGGGFAVAVLLRVNEVRHHPALGYVGQATAVVVVPSETPRVLHGGRTMFRGALLELDGTPSSGKVIVFASAGGYSRLTAGQPAAFRAQIGAPKRRDLTVATLTARGEPAFGAAAPIHQAAHHIRDRFAYASRIVLPADQAAMLPALVLGDTSGVPQQTTQDFRLSGLTHLTAVSGANVTIVCGAVLLTAVLIGPRAAVFLAALTLVAFVVVVQPSASVLRAAVMGAITLLAVLSHRRRQALPALSATVIILMIGAPGLAVDVGFALSVSATAALVLIAPGWSRRLTGRGWPKPLADAVSVAIAAQLVTAPLVAGISGTVSLVAVAANLVVAPVIPPITVIGTAAAALCPVWPAGAELLIRFTGPEVWWLLSVARWAADVPAAAVAVPSGLAGVVTVAVGAVVTAAVWHWWCSRCRGVVARSSGESRGDRPAPDPG comes from the coding sequence GTGACGTCCGGATCGTCCCCGACGTCCGGGCCGACCGACGTCGCCACGCTCGACCTGCGGCTTGTCCCGGCGGCACTGACCTGCTGGGCGGTCACCGCGGCGGGAATCCTGTGGGCTCAGCCGGGCATGTTCGCCGCGATCGCCGTTTCGGTCGCAGCCACCGCAGCGGCCGGGTGGTGGGGTAGCCGTGGTCGGCGCCGCGACACCGATCGGCGGGGTTTGGCTGCCGCCGTGGCGACTGTGCTGCTGGTGGGTGGCGGATTCGCCGTGGCTGTGTTGTTGCGTGTCAACGAGGTTCGCCACCACCCGGCGCTGGGTTACGTGGGCCAGGCCACCGCCGTGGTTGTCGTTCCGTCGGAGACGCCACGGGTGCTTCACGGCGGCCGCACGATGTTCCGCGGGGCCCTGCTGGAACTCGACGGCACCCCGTCCTCCGGCAAGGTCATCGTGTTCGCCTCTGCCGGCGGGTACTCGCGACTCACGGCGGGTCAGCCCGCGGCCTTCCGGGCGCAGATCGGCGCGCCGAAGCGGCGCGACCTCACGGTCGCCACGCTCACGGCCAGAGGCGAGCCCGCCTTCGGTGCCGCGGCCCCGATACACCAGGCGGCGCATCACATCCGCGATCGTTTCGCGTACGCCTCCCGGATCGTGCTGCCCGCTGACCAGGCGGCGATGCTGCCGGCACTCGTCCTGGGAGACACGTCGGGGGTACCCCAGCAGACCACCCAGGATTTCCGCCTGTCGGGGCTGACGCATCTGACCGCCGTGTCGGGGGCGAACGTGACGATCGTCTGCGGTGCGGTGTTGTTGACCGCGGTGCTGATCGGGCCGCGCGCGGCCGTCTTCCTGGCCGCGCTCACCCTGGTGGCGTTTGTTGTGGTGGTGCAGCCGTCGGCGAGCGTGCTGCGCGCGGCGGTGATGGGAGCGATCACGCTGCTGGCCGTGCTGTCGCACCGGCGCCGGCAGGCGTTGCCCGCGCTGTCGGCGACGGTCATCATCCTGATGATCGGCGCGCCCGGGCTCGCCGTGGACGTCGGGTTCGCGCTGTCGGTATCGGCAACGGCCGCGCTGGTGCTGATCGCCCCGGGCTGGTCGCGGCGCCTCACCGGTCGTGGTTGGCCGAAACCACTCGCTGACGCGGTGAGCGTCGCCATCGCCGCGCAACTGGTCACTGCGCCGCTGGTGGCCGGCATTTCGGGCACGGTGAGCCTGGTGGCGGTCGCTGCGAACCTGGTGGTGGCGCCGGTGATCCCGCCGATCACTGTTATCGGCACCGCCGCTGCCGCGCTGTGTCCGGTGTGGCCCGCGGGAGCCGAACTGCTGATCCGGTTCACCGGTCCGGAGGTGTGGTGGCTGCTGAGCGTGGCGCGCTGGGCCGCGGACGTACCCGCGGCGGCGGTGGCGGTCCCGTCGGGTCTCGCCGGGGTGGTCACCGTAGCGGTCGGCGCGGTCGTCACCGCGGCCGTGTGGCATTGGTGGTGCAGTCGTTGTCGCGGGGTCGTGGCACGATCGTCCGGTGAGTCAAGAGGTGACCGGCCTGCACCTGATCCTGGGTGA